Part of the Lujinxingia vulgaris genome is shown below.
GGCTGTCCCACCGGCGCCTCCACCCCCATCCAGTCCCGCACCATCTCAATGGTGCCAAAGGGCACCCCGTTCTGCGCCATCCCCCAGGGCCCCGGGTTCATGCCCACCAGCATCACCGGCCGGGGGCGTTTCTGCCCGTAACGCTCCAGATAGAGCTTATGCGACTCCCAGGCATACTCCAGCGGCTGGTAGGCGTGGCTAATCGGCGGCTCAAACTCTACACCCTTAAGCTCTTCTACCAGACGCTCACTGATCGCGATCGGATTCATGGGGCCTCCCCGGCCATCGTCAAAATCAACTCGGCATGCGCCTGCTCCACCGGCATCACCGAGAGGCGAGCGCGCTTGACCAACATCATCTCCTGGAGCGCCTCGGTGGCCTTGATCTGCTCCAGGCTCACCTTGCGGGCGAAATGGCGTACATAGCCCAGATCCACCAGCCACCAGCGCGGCTTGCTCTCGGTGGCTTTGGGATCAAAATAAGGGCTGCCCGGATCAAACTGCGTCGGGTCCGGATAAGGCTCACTGACCACCTCGGCCAGCCCCACCACCGCCGGCGGACGCTCCCGGGAGTGGTAAAATAACACCGCATCGCCCACGCCCATCTCATCGCGCATAAAGTTGCGCGCCTGGTAGTTGCGCACGCCGTCCCAGGGACTTTTTTTCAGACTTTTTAAGTCGTCGAGTGAGAAGACATCCGGTTCACTCTTGACCAGCCAGTAGCGCATCGTTGCTCCACGGATTTTCGCGCATTCCAACACCTGCCTGCCCCCGGGGCTATAACACGCTCCAGGACACGCTTCCACCGCGCGGCGACGCGCTCAATTGACATATTACCCGCATCCCCTCTAGACTTCGTGCGCTGGTCTGGCAGCCCGCCGAAAGCGCTGCCATCTCGGCGCGCAATGGCCCCGGCGCAAAGCCGTCCCCTGCCCTCACGCCCATTGCATCACCTCGTCAACCCCGTATGAATCTGCCTCGCTTCGCCGAGGACCCGCCCCTGGACCCAAGGAGGGCGTCTTGCGCACCATCAAGATTCTTATCATCGACGATGATAAAGACATCTGCGAATACATGCACCTCTTGCTCAGCCAGAGCGGCTACCACGTCGAGACCGAGACCAGCCCCTCCCGCGCGCTGGAGCTTCTGCGCGAGGAGCAGTTCCACGTCGTCGTGCTCGACATCATGATGCCCGAGCTCAACGGCATGGAGGTACTCGAGGAGATCCGCAAGTTCGACAGCGACATCGCTATCATCATCTTCACCGGCTACCCCTCGGTCGACACCGCCGTCACGTCGATGAAGTACAACGTGAGCGACTACATCAAAAAACCCTTTGATGTGGACGAGTTCAACCAGACGCTGGAAAACATCCTGCGCGACAAGGGCCTGCTCATCGATCCGGAGGAGCAGCTTCTTGTGACCATCGGTCAGAACATCCGCGCGGCCCGAAAAGATCGCAGCCTGACCCTCAAGCAGATGTCGCGCCGCACCGGGCTCTCAGTCAGCCTGCTCTCGCAGATCGAGCGCGCCGAATCGAGCGCCTCGGTCTCCAGCCTCTTTAAGCTGGCGCGCGCCCTGGACTGCTCTCTGACCGAGTTTTTCGGAAACTACTAAGGTCCCCACCAGCGTCGAGCATCGCGTGGCCTCTGCCCCCGAGACATTGCGCCTGGACGCCGCCCCCACCGCGACCATCCTGCCTCTGCGCACCCGGGTACTCCGAGCGCACTTTCCCGCAGGCCAGCTCGCACATTTTGAGGGCGATGACCTCCCTCACACCCACCACTTCGCCGCCTGGGCCG
Proteins encoded:
- a CDS encoding EVE domain-containing protein, whose translation is MRYWLVKSEPDVFSLDDLKSLKKSPWDGVRNYQARNFMRDEMGVGDAVLFYHSRERPPAVVGLAEVVSEPYPDPTQFDPGSPYFDPKATESKPRWWLVDLGYVRHFARKVSLEQIKATEALQEMMLVKRARLSVMPVEQAHAELILTMAGEAP
- a CDS encoding response regulator; its protein translation is MRTIKILIIDDDKDICEYMHLLLSQSGYHVETETSPSRALELLREEQFHVVVLDIMMPELNGMEVLEEIRKFDSDIAIIIFTGYPSVDTAVTSMKYNVSDYIKKPFDVDEFNQTLENILRDKGLLIDPEEQLLVTIGQNIRAARKDRSLTLKQMSRRTGLSVSLLSQIERAESSASVSSLFKLARALDCSLTEFFGNY